The genomic stretch gtGAGAACTAGCTAATCAATTAAGGATTTGGAACTTTTAGGTGGGGAATGAGTGTGTGCCGGGGAGGACTGGAAGGGGGCGTCGGCCTCGCCCTCTTTACGCCTGGAACTCGAGGCCGAGGCCGAGCTTGTGGCCGCCGGCGTTGATGTTCTTGCCGTCGAGGAGAGCGGAGAGCGTCAGCTTGATGCCTGCGGGAACAAACACAGACCGGGCAGCTCAGTGAATAGAAAGTAATACATAATAGATTTATATTAAACTCTATTTTTGATCGGACAGCTTTTCTTAATCAATTTAATTCATCCGTTTAAATCAAGCAAGTTTATCAAAAGAGATAACTCACAGTACCTAAAAACTTTAATGATATAATCCACATACACGTCTTAATCCACTGCTACGTTTGGTTTTAAAATACCTGACGAAGTGGTTATTTTCTCACATTGTCGTCTCAATAAATAGAGGTTGCGGTATCAAGCAGAGGGCACTCACCTGGCTTCAGAGTCTGGGTGTAGCCGAGGCCCACGAGGCTGGAGTTGTTCACCTTGGCCTGTGCGAGGAAACGCAGATGAAGATCACACAAGAACAAAGAGCTAAACGTGAACTACGTctaagcaaaagaaaaacagttccACTTCAGATGTTAATAATAGGAGTTGGAAAACACATGTAATTACACTAACTCTCGCACTAATTGGCTCTGCTGCGAGGGGGATTTAAGGACTACCGTGATTGGCACGAGCCTTTCCGTTGGCTCCTCGTCTTGGCATCGATAAACTAGATGTATTCACAATGTTGATGTGCATCCATAACTACTCACAGAGAAGGACGCGTCGGGGTCAATCTGGTACTTGGCCGCGATGCCAAAGCGGGTGTTGCTGTTGCCGGCGGTCCAGGCCAGGTTGACGGCCGTCTCCAGCTGGCCGTTCACCTTCTGGTAGATGGAGCCGCCGAACTCGGTGCCGTCATTTCTGGGGGGGAGGGACAGAAATTGCAGATTGGAATACATGTAAATGCTaatatgtctgtctctctctctctctccccccccgcCCTCAAACACATAAGTTATGGTTTTCCGTAAATAAGGAATGCCCGACTTGGTTTTATGTGCACGTCTCTTTAAAGAGCTCGTCGGTGATGCACGGCCCACATTACGCTCACGTCAGACTCAAACAGGCCGGACCCCGGTGCCCCGTCTCTGCCACTCCCTCCGCCGCGCTCGCAGTGCGTTAAATCCCATCACCGGGGTGTAAAAATAACGTTGGGTGCACCGGCATGCGGCCAAAGTTAGTGACAAGTTAGTGAGCCAGACGaggacaagaaaagaaaaaaaaaacacagcaaaggCTTCGTCTGTCCAGGTCAGACGTCTGGAATCAGGAGTTTCACTTACAGCTAAAACTTTAAGCTCATGAGTTAAAGTTCAAGGACCACGGGACGGAAACCAGAAAACAATATCAGTTAGCATCCACCGCACCCGCAGCACCGTGgtcattcagtgtgtgtgtgtgtgtgtgtgcttacacaTTCGTGTGGAGCTGAAACTCGTCCGTCTTGAATCCGACCGCGAAGTTGCTCTGGGTGATCCTGTTCCTTCCGGCCTCGAAGGTCATCTGGTAGCCGGCCAGCCAGCCCTCGTAGCCCACCACGGCGGCGCCGTGGATGGCGGTGCCGTTGATGTCGTAATTGACGTCGCAGCCGAGGTTGACGTGGTCGCACTTGTAGCCCGTCTTCACCTTGCCGCTCTTCTTGCTggcaggaaaagagagaggagaggacgttAGCGTCAGTGGTCGAGGAGAGGAGTTAGCGAGCTCGCTAACGCGAGCTAGTTGTGCGACTCCGGCAGCTCAGGCGTTATTTTTCATCCCCGAGAATGTTCCGCCATACTGGGCTTTCGTCGGCGGGTACCCGGTGCCTCGAGTTTGCTCATTTTAccgtaaccagtgtagcatgaaaTCAGGGTGGAACTTGCATGCTAGCTTGCTAACTAGCCTGCTAACCAGCTGCTAAATGTGCAAAATGTAACATCCAGACACCTTTATTTGGCTATTTCTCCTGTAGCCGGTGTAGCACAGAATCATGGTggcattagctagctagctagccactAAGTGAGTAACATTTGACATCCACTCACTCACATTGCCAGATAATCCACCAATCACAGCACAGCCCTGTAGGGCTGGACTAGGGAACACAATAGCTCACtagtgatttaaaaacacacgCATGTTACGCTACTGTGTGTTGGATAAATATTACAGGCAGTAGCTGTGTCCAATAGCCAAGTAGCtaacatgtttgtgttgcatCTATTATTTTAATGAATTGTTTAAACCCATTTACGGGAGCTCCGGGAGCGCGTGAAGAGGTTCTCGGTTCTCGTTGAGCTCTTCTTACCCGGTGTTTGGTGAGAAGGAGGAATCAAACGTCAGCTTCAGCCCCTTGACCAACTGTGGAATAGACAAGCAGGAgatatcaaattaaataaaatccgCTTGAGCTATAATTGTTCATCAGCTGGAGCGACGTTACAAGTGGCTCCCACGCGTTACTTTAATGTTTAACATGTGTAGACACATTTGAGATGTCCTCACGGAGCGTCACCAACCTGGTCTTCGATGGTGATCTCGGTCCCGAGGGTGTTGTCGGTGTTCCACTTCTCCGTGAGGGTCAGTCCGTGCTCCGCCCACTTGTACTTGGTCTCCAGGGATCCGGCGACCTTGCTGGTCTCGGTGTTGGCAGAGCCCGTGCTGGTGAACTCCTGCAGatgacaatattattattaaaaggtaTTAAGAGTCTAGACTGCCTGCTGCATCATTGTATAGCTGAGGTCTCGCACCCAGAACATATAGGATTAAAGACAGCGATGTGGTCCAAAAGCAGCATTAAACTCAGGTGTCCTGGCAACGAGCCCAGATAAGCAGCCGGCCTCTTAAGCTATGATAGGAAGGCTGCAGTCTGGAGCGGCAGCTCCGATAATCTGATAATGACCGGCGGCGACTTACCAGTCCATTCTCCGACTTGGTCTTCAAGTCCAGCTTGATGACCCCGAAGCCTGAAACGGACGACACGGAAAGATCAAAACGATGTCGCGGATTCTctctgaaaacatttgattgtCGAAGCGAAAAGCAGCGCATCGCCCTCCAGACTAGAACTATTTTAAAAGCCGATATTAGTACTCCTGAGCATGCAAAATTGTATTCTAATCCTATtaatagacatttaaaaaatccctTTAAGCTATTTTAAAAACCCTTAAATCAACACTTGTATTAGTGTCTGTGAAGTATCTATTCATGAGCCCCCAGAGTGCACTCAAAGTTATTCatatgccaaaaaaaaaatagtataaAGAATGATGTCCACTGCTGTCCAGACACAGAAACTTCAAATGAAGGAgagattatattttatattattcacAGATGAGCAGCAACAAGGTAATAAACCACGCCCCCAACGGTCTCCATGTCCTTCATGGCGCCAGAGAGCTTCATATTTCTACCCTGGttttgcaataataataacaataagacGTGTAATTGATTGTAGCCTCCACAGGTAGTGGTGACACAGCCTGTGAAGAGAGTTGTGTGCATACTACAAGCTGCAGTGTTAAAAAAGAAGCGTAGACTTATCCCTCCTTCATGATGCATTTGATACATAAGAGGATGGAAAACCTCTGCATGAAAGTAGAGTTTTCTCACAGGTCATCATGACCATCCAAAGAGGACCGTTGTGTAAAACATGTGCGACTCTCAGAAGCGAGTGTGGGTCTGCTGCTCGCCGCTTACCGTATCCCTTGGTGAACACATCCTTGGCAGACTTTCCAAGGTCAACGTAGGTGGGAGGTACGGCCATTATCTGCAAAGAGGAAGAAATCAAAGGACGATCTAGGACGTGACTGGACACAtgacatcctctctctctctctctctctctctctcagcagagGGAAAAACAACACAGCAACCAGGCTGACGGATCAGATGTGAAGTGCTGTCGAGAGAGGGAGGCGGGGCCCAGCCGGAGGACATGGAAAGGGGTCAGCCTGTGACAGATTGTGGCACACGCCGTTAATATCTTTTAATGTCCGCCCGACATTGTTTTCCAAAGtggtaaaaagaagaagccgCGAGCAGCACACAGCGGGCCTTGTGCCAACTCTCTGGACGGGCCGGCGCTCGTGTGCAGTCTGTGGGAAACCTCTTTGTCCTTCATGTTCATGACCGGCCTGTTGCGCAATAATACACGTCTGTGTGGGTTCTCGTTTTCAATGACACAACAAGTAACACGCTGTTCTACAGCATTTGGGGTATCTGGTTCTGTATGACTAAACGGGGTCTGTCGTGACTGTATTGTGCCACTAACCACATATAAGGTAAGGGAAATAAACGAGGGAAAGAGAATACTCAATCGCATTGGGAAGTCTGGCGTGAGCGCATGGggttaaaaaatattataattgcACGAATTAGCtgtcaacctgtcaatcaacaaAATCAATTGTGTTCCTCAAAATCTGAGAATCCTGCCCGTTCCTCCAGTTAACAACCAACACATGTTCTGCATCGCCTCCCTGTGCACGTTTGGGCCCCAGATGTTTCTCTGCATCCACTACTTCCTCCTCAAATCGAGGCCTCCGACTCTGACACCACACATAACAAGGCTCtagaccaccaccactacccaccccccctccctcaatCCCTCAGCAGGCCCCCTGAAACCTTGGAAGCActtggacaggaagtggaccacAAGGAGAAGTGTCAGAGGCTGCAGAGGACGTTGGACTAAGACACCCACAGTCTAGTTCCTGGGGGGGTACTGGGCTGAACCTCCAGGACTCGAGGTTGAGGACATCTACATCTTTAAGGAGCAATCACACCAAATGACTTTACAATAGAGAGAAGGGCACACACCCCACAGCATGAGGAGGCTAGCATCTAAGTTACATCACTGCCCTTCAGCACCACCTCAGCTGCCCCGTTACGTCTCGTTTGTGAACATTAGAACCTaccaacctcccccccccctcgacaATAAAGGGTGACTACAGCAAAGACACAGAGGTTATCAGAGGCAGCATCTCTCTGCCCTCCCCACAGATTAGCATTAAGCTAGCTATCAAGGTGGACAGCGGGCACGTGCCTCCAGAGGGCTCACGTGACGGCAGggtctgacaggaagtgacaaacAGGTGAAACGGTTATTAAGCTCAGCTTCTTTACTTCCGGCTGGTTTCAAATAACAGCTGCTCTGTCAAATGACCGCACAGAAAGACATTAGCACCAagctagcagctagctagctagctatctGCAGCAGGCCTagcatctctccctctcatccgATTTATTCCGggtaaaatgaataataactgTCCGGCTGACGGCAGCGAGAGCGCAGTTTGGTAATACAACCCCACTTCCGCCGCGCTGTGTATCGATGTGAGCCACGCAGCGTACCTCGGTGCGGTCCTGTCCTGGTGGCGAAGGGGCTCGTCAACTGCACAAAGGGAGGACAGCAGCGAGGTGGTGCGGCGTCGCGTACGTCACCGGCCGCGTCATCGTCAAAGATACAACATTCGAATCGAAACGACAAGATGGTTCGAGCCGGATTTCAGCATTAGCGGCGTCAGAGGGAACCGTACTGTTCCCACACAGGCCAATATAGACAATATAAATTGttactttataaatatatatatatatatatttttatatataaaagaaacactatatttatatatatataaagaaacaattaatatatgtatatataacttgtatatataattataattatatataaattgtttatttgtatatatacgtatatatatatttttttctttttttaaatactacatAACACTTCATTTCagaggaaatattgtactttttactcacTACATTTAACAGAGTTACTTTGCAGAAGGCTAACATATATAAtcagtttataaaatatgaaaagtatatatatatatatatatatatatatatatattatacaactTAAATCCTTGACTTCAGAGggaatattgtactttttactcacTACACTTGACAGCTGTAGTTGGCTATTTCTCATACATGGAGTACACCTTTTAATCTGTACCCTACCTTCTATGTAACATCTTGAATTTAAGacttttgaaaatattttatttactcaGTTAAGCgacaataatgaaaataggTGTGGTAATATATTACTCCCTTTCATCCTCTGCCATGCGACACCCAAAACCGGAAATAGCGAAAAGGGAATCATCTCGCTTCTTTACACCACTCTCTTTCTACGTGTCTGCGCTGTATCTTCACGCATGCGCAGTTTACTCAATCCAGCACGCAACTCCTCCCGCAGCATTCcagggataaaaaaaagaaaaaggaagtcCCATTAACAGCTGGCCGGAGATCAGTTTACCGCACCTTCATCGCACACCTCGCCGCCGGGTGCGGTTCATACAAACGGTCCCGGAACAGCCGGAACGTGACGTCACACCTGAAGGGAGCAGGAGGACAGGACGAGCTCATGGTTGACCTCTGCTGTCACGATGAAGGTCATTTCATCAGACTGCTTTttcaactatttattttttactcacTTGATTTGTGGGTTTGCAACATCAAATATGAATTTCAGAGAACAACTGATCTAATGTGATCTAATTAAGCCACATTAATGTGTTTATACAATAAGAAAATGCTGTGTGACTTCAAGTAGGCTACTGGTATTCACGTAGACACAGTTTTGGAGGCTCTATACTCAAGTGTTTCCAatataatgtactttttactcctcTACATGTACTTATATGTAAAATAGTTTCACCTCCACCAGCTTAAAGCACGAACAACGATGCTGAGAAGTCAATGCAACagcaataatataatatagtataatataataacatataatgtaatataataataatataggcTATTTGTATATTATTTCCCTGATTAAGAAGTTCATTAAGTAAAAGAAAACTTAACATTTAATCACTTATTGTATCTGAAAACCTCAGAATGAGATACATTGATTTCACCGcgataaaatatgtttaaaatgtacaaGAATACAACAATCTTAGAGTACATTAGGttgataatattattatatattgataACATTCTGTTGTATATTGATGTAAATGATCTGCATTACCACAAGATAAATATTTCCAGTTTTGCAGAAACACATAATCTCAATAATTCCAGCacaattacatttgaataaaacacatagtttatttttaaattgctcCCAGAtcctcacaaaaaaaagcatctgATGTTCACGAGCAGGAGAGTCGTGTGTAAATATTCACGCGTGAAGCTGCAGAGAGATGTGCTGCCAGGCGCTCTGCAGCGTAACTCTGAGTGCAGGATTTCTCAGAAACGTTGTGGTCGAGCGAAGGCAACGCAGGCGCTTCCTTTGCAGCTGGCAGCAACTCAGAGGACCTCTTTCACCCCAAAAAATCACTTCTTATTTCATGCATACGCTCATATGTGACGCGTTTGCTTCCAGACCTGTAAACAAGTGGAGAGAACCTGCAGGGATGGAGAGCGAGAGGCGCAGTGACGGGGTGGAGCCGCTAGGTGTCAGTGTGGGTCGCTGTGGGGTGTCAGAGAGATGAACGCGTGTGACGGATTCACATTTAAATTATGCAAAGTGTCATTTATGAACTGttacagcaaacaaacaaaaacgtcATCCTTTTACTTTTCAccgtctttttgttgttgttgtagattTGTGGGCGGAGCTCTTGTTTGCAAACCTTTTattcacagagaaggtcacttAACCGTATctccaaaaaaacacaaacttttcatgagcaaataaaaaacattatcagatgaaaataaaaataaaattatgcTTTATTCATCTTAAGAAATTAGAGaattcaataaaaaggaaaatgaacaTTTAATCATTTAGTGTATCCGGAAAAGCTCAAAATGAAACTGCTGTTTAAAATCTATATGAATACAACAATCTGATTCACTTTAATTCCCTTCTattacatatactatatatatatatatatatatatatatatatatatatatatatatatatataggtatatatttAGATATCGGTATATCATAACATTCATATTGCTCTACTGTTTCTAATTGATCTCGTTTCCAACACATTCTGCCACATTTAGTCAAAGAGCCGGCGTTCTTTATGGAAAAGGATTAACATGCAAAACATTAAGTTTACAAGATTAACTTGGAGAGAAAAGTCAAagccaaacatttttttttctcttttgccGGGAGGATTTTATATtgaacatgtaaatatatatatatatatttttttttaagtacattGAATATTAAATACGGATTAGTGCATTCCTCCTGTCACTAAACTATTGACTGTTCTgacctccagctgcagcagatctTTAAAAGGTGTAACTTCTTCAAACAGCGCCGGCTGGCTTGATTTcaaacttttctctttttttttttttatatattgtttttggaGAATCTAATGTCTTCAAGATATACACGCTGAAGGCCACCACGATGGGAAGCGGTGATTAATTACATTAATCACCGCttcattcattctctctccccatcttgttgccattaaacatattttacttATTTAGAAGTTTCCATCTcaggttttttctattttttttcatgtccCTGCATCGAAGAATCTCGAGTAACATTGAATCAACATCTAGTCACGTGTTTGTCGCCCAGAATTCATTTCTAGATTGTCCTCCAGTCATatggatgcccccccccccccccccccccccagcttcAAAGTCAACGCTGTGTACGCTCACTTCAAACGTCCGTTGCTGAGtgccaatcaaatcaaatcaaatcaactcaaatcaaatcaaaacccGCTCCAGAAGACAACAAACACgccagagaaaaaagaagaaaaaatgttaATCAACCCGGAGCCGAGCATCACCAaagtaaataaagataaatTGTAAACAGATGCCGTAATATGCAGCATATGGATAAATAAGGCAGTatgtcatctctctctttttttttttttattcagcgaTTCACACCGGGTCCAAACTCCTCGACCTCTCCTTGCATCCTTGCATCCTTGCATCCTTCAGTCAGTGGCTTGTCCCTCTGCAGCCCAGAGTCCTACGACAGAGGGAATGAATCCCTTCACACTCCCGCAGGTCAGCCCGAAACCTTCCTCTCAAAACGCAACGTTCAGCACGTTTTAaaagtttttaatttttttatgttgttttaatggTAAAAGTTTCCCCTGCTTCACAGAAAAGAGGGGACGACGTAAAGTCCAAaaggtaaaaaggaaaaaacaaaacctctTGTCgtgaaattaaacaaatgcTTTAAATGATTAGattagcgcacacacacacacacacacacatttattcataGTTTACCGTGATTtcatctttaataataataacctgcATGAACAACCAACTAGTCGTGATGACGGCAAAGACCCGTAGCCTCGCTCCACGAGGCCTGAAGTCAGGTGTGTTACTCAACTCCAACTGGAGGTTCGCCCTTTAAAAAGAAGTGACACACGAGTTGGAAAACAAGCCGTTTGCCGTTGCGGGTTATTCGACTTTAAACAttcacgtgttttttttgttcctggCGTTGAGAGCGAGAGACGCGCGgtccttcctgtctgaactttgGTAGCAACAGACTGGAGGCATGAGAAAATGTCAAAGGCTCAACTGTGGTCGGAaccgtgtgcgcgcgcgcgtgtgtgcgtgtgtgcgtgtgtgcgtgtgtgcgtgtgcgtgtgtgcgtgtgtgtgtgtgtgtgtgtgcgtgtgtgcgtgtgtgtacgcaGCAGATGCAGCGATCTCTATCTCTCATTCATGGCGTCCGAGGAAACGTAGCGCGAGCTGGTTAGCAGCCGTTTTCTCGGTATCCGCTTCTCGAGGTAGAGATGAGCTGATAATGGCCGCCGCCGCTCCACCTGCCGCCTCGCTCTGTGGAAAACGGAGGTGACGTCGCGGCGTTGCCCAACAGGGGCCTCGGTGCATTGATTGTCTCTCTCGTTAGCCAACAGGGGCGCCGCCGCTTTCCAGTGTGGCGCAACATGCAGCAGATGGCTGTATTGCTGTTATTTAATCTCACATTGTGCACGCTGTTTCCCGTGGCTGCCAGCGGCTGCACGCTCAGCGCCCTTTTCATGGTTACGGGGATTCACACCTTCTCTTTTATTGCCCGTTTTATTGACCGCCTGCTGGCTCCTCACTCGCCACTCTTACCCGTCAGAGGCCGCCGGTGACGACACAGCGGTTTGGatggtgtgtttggctaacagcgaactgctaacagctaacagctaacagcttaAAGCTAACagttaacagctaacagctaacagttaACAGCTAACATCTTACAGTTAACagttaacagctaacagctaacggctaactGCTTACTTCTAACagttaacagctaacagctaacagctaacggctaactGCTTACttctaacagctaacagctaactgcTTACTTCTAACAGCTAACAGCAAACAGTTAACAGCTAACATTTTACAGTTAACagttaacagctaacagctTAAAGTTAACAGTTAACAGCTAACATTTTACAGTTAACAGTTAACAGCTAATGGTTAACAGTTAACAGCTAACATATTACAGTTAACAGCTAATGGTTaacagttaataataataataataaattctatttgtattgcactttatatttagcaatctcaaagtgctacagagcagaaagttaaaacaagaacatttaaggataaatttaaaataaatttaaaagcagagcctatagaggatattttagcagtaagctatcttaaaaaggtgagttttcaggtcacgtttaaaagcctctgcagtctgtggggCCCTCAGATGGTCGGGGAGGGTGTTCCACAGcctcggagctgcagaggaaaaggcccGATCGCCCATAGTGCGGAGCTTGGTTCTGGGGACTTGGAGGGTGTTTCTGGTTGCAGAGcggagggtgaatgaggaggtctggagggtgagtaGTTCTTTTAGGTATTGCGGGGCATGAATGCACTGatgagtgaggagggagagcttATACTCAATTCTGAGTGGGGTGGGGAGCCagtgtaatgatttcagaacgGGGTGATGTGGTCGTATTTGCGGACTCTTAACAGGATCCTGCCAGCGCTGTTCTGAATATGTTGCAGTCTCTGGATGTTCCTGTTAGAGATTCCGATGAGGAGAGCATTACAGTAATCCAGTCTGGACGAGACAAAGGCGTGgacaagcttctctgcatctgtcaGGGTAAGTGTTGGACGGAGTTGGGCGATGTTCCTGAGCTGATAGAAAGCTGCCCTGCAGAGGTGTTTGATGTGGGTGTCAAAAGTGAGTTTGGGGTCCATTTTAACACCTAGGTTGGTGACAGGTGTGGAAAGAGGGACGTTTTGACCGGAGAAGGTGATACAGGTGATGGTGGAAGAGCGGAGCTGATGTGGTGTGCCAACTAGGATGGCTTCTGTTTTTGAACTGTTTAGCTGAAGAAAATTGAGTTTCATCCACACCTCTATGTCCTCTAAGTTAACAGTTAACAGTTAAGAGCTTAAAGTTAACAGTTAACAGCTAACATCTTACagttaacagctaacagctTAAAGTTAACAGCTATCATCTTACAGTTAACAGTTAACAGCTAACATCTTAAAGTTACCAGCTACCAGCTAACAGTTAACagttaacagctaacagctaacagctaacagttaATAGCTAATGGTTAATAGCTAATGATTAACAATTAACAGCTAACAGCTGATAGTTAACAGCTAACAGATAACAGCTAACTGCTTACttctaacagctaacagctaacagttaACAGATAACAGCTTAAagttaacagctaacagctaacagttaacagctaacagctTAAAGTTAACAGATAACAGCTTAAagttaacagctaacagctaacagttaATAGCTAACTGCTTACTTCTAACAGCTAACAGTTAACAGATAACAACTTAAAGTTAACAgataacagctaacagctaacagctaactgaACTACCAGTTCACACGCTTCATTGTCGCACTCGGTCGCTGCAGAAAGCTTGATGGGTTTAATGTTGAGCTTGGCCTTCATACATGGCCGCTTGATTTAGAGTTTGAATGAAGTTTGACGACGCCTCACTGCACGTTAGTGTCTagacgggaggggggggttaGCCAATTGTGGGTTGTAGTCATTCAATCGCACACCTGGACAGGATCTGCACCCTACTAATTAAAAAACGCAACTTAGCGctttactaaaataaaaataaaaacatcatacATTCACCAAACACATTCATGTATAATTTCTTTCATCTTGACGCCTCCGTTCTCGACTAAATGTGGACTTCGCTTCCAAGCGCAGAGTTGAAATGAGCCTCTTTGTAGTCACCTTTAAAGATGGCACCTTTTTAACGACGAACCCCCGGTGGAGTAATGACAGAGCGCTGCTGTGGGCGGGGCCTGGGAACCACCTGTGGTCGTTCAAggcgctttggataaaagtgttcACGACGAGTGAAGGCGATGCTT from Cyclopterus lumpus isolate fCycLum1 chromosome 14, fCycLum1.pri, whole genome shotgun sequence encodes the following:
- the vdac1 gene encoding voltage-dependent anion-selective channel protein 1 yields the protein MAVPPTYVDLGKSAKDVFTKGYGFGVIKLDLKTKSENGLEFTSTGSANTETSKVAGSLETKYKWAEHGLTLTEKWNTDNTLGTEITIEDQLVKGLKLTFDSSFSPNTGKKSGKVKTGYKCDHVNLGCDVNYDINGTAIHGAAVVGYEGWLAGYQMTFEAGRNRITQSNFAVGFKTDEFQLHTNVNDGTEFGGSIYQKVNGQLETAVNLAWTAGNSNTRFGIAAKYQIDPDASFSAKVNNSSLVGLGYTQTLKPGIKLTLSALLDGKNINAGGHKLGLGLEFQA